From Pristiophorus japonicus isolate sPriJap1 chromosome 1, sPriJap1.hap1, whole genome shotgun sequence, a single genomic window includes:
- the LOC139253975 gene encoding voltage-gated potassium channel regulatory subunit KCNG2-like: MALLAESKSERELNTNAFTCTLENVETRTKKGIYYQKAKLFQPDEDVYCVTQLNDRSRYVIINVGGIKYRIPWTTLDQIPLTRLGKLKGCNNYDEIMDICDDYDVNRNEFFFDRNPCAFRTIMTFLTAGKLRLLREMCALSFQEELVYWGIEDENLEWCCRRKLYQKVEELDEIKRDYEVLLNEESQGAFDDTTRLGHCMKNLRDMVENPDSGIPGKIFACLSVIFVTITTVSLCISTMPDLREEEERGECSQKCYNMFVLETICVAWFSLEFLLRIIQAQSKCAFLRTPLNVIDIIAILPYYISLIIDAVSVDGKPSGPGNLDLEKIGLVLRVLRALRILYVMRLVRHSLGLQTLGLTVQRCTREFGLLLLFLCVAMALFSPLVFLAESELGAKHEFTSIPSSYWWAVISMTTVGYGDMVPRSIPGQVVALTSILSGILLMAFPVTSIFHTFSRSYMELKEQQQRISSNKIQLKGNPKSQNSDSSQETDISFPMDHGGSPL, from the exons ATGGCTTTGCTAGCCGAGAGCAAATCTGAGCGGGAGCTCAACACCAACGCCTTCACTTGCACCTTGGAGAATGTGGAAACCCGCACCAAGAAGGGAATCTATTACCAAAAAGCTAAACTGTTTCAGCCAGATGAGGATGTCTACTGCGTCACCCAACTCAACGACAGATCTCGGTATGTGATCATTAATGTTGGAGGCATCAAGTATAGGATTCCATGGACTACACTTGACCAGATCCCATTAACGCGTCTCGGAAAACTTAAAGGATGCAACAATTATGATGAAATCATGGACATCTGTGATGATTATGATGTAAACCGCAATGAATTTTTCTTTGACCGCAATCCTTGTGCCTTCAGAACTATTATGACTTTCCTGACTGCTGGGAAACTGAGGCTCCTCAGAGAAATGTGTGCTCTCTCCTTTCAGGAGGAGCTGGTTTATTGGGGCATTGAGGATGAAAATCTGGAGTGGTGTTGTCGCCGGAAACTGTATCAGAAAGTAGAGGAACTGGACGAAATCAAGAGGGATTATGAAGTGCTACTTAACGAAGAATCACAGGGTGCCTTTGATGACACAACTCGCCTGGGTCATTGCATGAAGAATCTCAGGGACATGGTGGAAAATCCCGATTCAGGGATACCAGGAAAGATCTTTGCTTGTCTTTCTGTTATATTTGTGACGATCACTACTGTAAGTCTCTGTATCAGCACCATGCCTGATCTGAGAGAGGAAGAAGAGCGG gGCGAATGCTCCCAGAAGTGTTACAACATGTTTGTGCTAGAAACAATCTGTGTGGCCTGGTTTTCATTAGAGTTCCTGCTAAGAATAATCCAAGCACAGAGCAAATGTGCGTTTCTGCGAACTCCTCTGAATGTCATCGACATAATAGCCATTTTGCCTTATTACATCAGCCTGATTATAGATGCCGTTTCAGTCGATGGGAAACCAAGTGGTCCTGGAAACCTAGATTTGGAAAAAATCGGCCTAGTCCTCCGAGTCCTGCGTGCTTTGAGGATTTTATATGTGATGAGGTTGGTTCGTCATTCCCTAGGGCTGCAGACCCTGGGACTCACAGTCCAACGATGCACACGGGAATTTGGCCTCCTTCTCCTCTTTCTCTGCGTGGCCATGGCACTCTTCTCGCCTCTGGTGTTTTTAGCGGAGAGTGAACTGGGAGCCAAACATGAATTCACCAGCATCCCAAGCAGCTACTGGTGGGCAGTGATCTCTATGACAACTGTGGGTTACGGAGACATGGTCCCACGCAGTATACCTGGGCAGGTGGTAGCTTTAACCAGCATCCTGAGTGGCATTCTTCTCATGGCCTTCCCGGTTACCTCGATCTTTCACACCTTCTCCCGGTCTTACATGGAGCTGAAGGAACAGCAGCAGCGCATTTCAAGCAACAAGATCCAGCTCAAAGGAAACCCCAAATCCCAAAACAGTGACAGCTCTCAGGAAACAGACATCTCATTTCCAATGGACCATGGAGGCTCGCCACTTTAG